From Anoplopoma fimbria isolate UVic2021 breed Golden Eagle Sablefish chromosome 11, Afim_UVic_2022, whole genome shotgun sequence, one genomic window encodes:
- the prmt1 gene encoding protein arginine N-methyltransferase 1 isoform X2, translated as MAAPAERMEGESSAKPAAEDMTSKDYYFDSYAHFGIHEEMLKDEVRTLTYRNSMFHNKHLFKDKVVLDVGSGTGILCMFAAKAGAKKVIGIECSSISDYAVKIVKANKMDDVVTIIKGKVEEVELPVEGVDIIISEWMGYCLFYESMLNTVIYARDKWLKPDGLIFPDRATLYVTAIEDRQYKDYKIHWWENVYGFDMSCIKEVAIKEPLVDVVDPKQLVSSACLIKEVDIYTVKLDDLTFTSPFCLQVKRNDYIQALVTYFNIEFTRCHKRTGFSTSPESPYTHWKQTVFYLDDYMTVKTGEEIFGTISMKPNVKNNRDLDFTVDIDFKGQLCEVSKTSEYRMR; from the exons ATGGCGGCGCcagcagagaggatggag GGGGAGAGCTCAGCCAAGCCTGCAGCAGAGGATATGACATCAAAGGACTACTACTTTGACTCATACGCCCACTTTGGCATCCACGAG GAGATGCTGAAAGATGAGGTTCGCACTCTGACCTATCGCAATTCCATGTTTCACAACAAGCATCTGTTTAAGGACAAGGTGGTGTTGGATGTTGGCAGTGGGACAGGCATCCTCTGTATGTTTGCTGCCAAAGCTGGAGCCAAGAAAGTTATAGGG ATCGAGTGCAGCAGCATCTCAGACTACGCTGTGAAAATTGTCAAGGCAAACAAGATGGACGATG TTGTGACCATCATCAaggggaaggtggaggaggtggagctgcCTGTGGAAGGAGTAGACATCATCATTTCAGAGTGGATGGGCTATTGCCTCTTCTACGAGTCCATGCTCAATACAGTCATTTATGCCAGGGACAAATGGCTg AAGCCAGATGGACTAATTTTCCCAGACAGGGCAACCCTTTATGTCACTGCCATTGAAGACAGGCAGTACAAGGACTACAAAATCCACT GGTGGGAGAACGTGTATGGTTTCGATATGTCGTGCATCAAGGAGGTGGCAATAAAGGAACCCCTGGTTGATGTGGTGGACCCAAAGCAGCTGGTCAGCAGCGCCTGTCTCATCAAG gagGTGGACATCTACACCGTGAAGCTAGACGACCTGACCTTCACCTCACCGTTCTGCCTGCAGGTGAAGAGGAACGACTACATCCAGGCTTTGGTCACCTACTTCAACATAGAGTTCACCCGCTGTCACAAGAGAACCGGCTTCTCCACCA GCCCAGAGTCTCCCTACACCCACTGGAAGCAGACAGTTTTCTACCTGGATGATTACATGACCGTGAAGACCGGTGAGGAGATCTTTGGCACAATCAGCATGAAGCCAAACGTCAAGAACAAT AGAGACCTGGACTTCACCGTAGACATCGACTTCAAGGGTCAGCTGTGTGAGGTGTCAAAGACGTCAGAGTACAGGATGCGTTAG
- the prmt1 gene encoding protein arginine N-methyltransferase 1 isoform X1 yields the protein MAAPAERMEISQGESSAKPAAEDMTSKDYYFDSYAHFGIHEEMLKDEVRTLTYRNSMFHNKHLFKDKVVLDVGSGTGILCMFAAKAGAKKVIGIECSSISDYAVKIVKANKMDDVVTIIKGKVEEVELPVEGVDIIISEWMGYCLFYESMLNTVIYARDKWLKPDGLIFPDRATLYVTAIEDRQYKDYKIHWWENVYGFDMSCIKEVAIKEPLVDVVDPKQLVSSACLIKEVDIYTVKLDDLTFTSPFCLQVKRNDYIQALVTYFNIEFTRCHKRTGFSTSPESPYTHWKQTVFYLDDYMTVKTGEEIFGTISMKPNVKNNRDLDFTVDIDFKGQLCEVSKTSEYRMR from the exons ATGGCGGCGCcagcagagaggatggag ATTTCTCAGGGGGAGAGCTCAGCCAAGCCTGCAGCAGAGGATATGACATCAAAGGACTACTACTTTGACTCATACGCCCACTTTGGCATCCACGAG GAGATGCTGAAAGATGAGGTTCGCACTCTGACCTATCGCAATTCCATGTTTCACAACAAGCATCTGTTTAAGGACAAGGTGGTGTTGGATGTTGGCAGTGGGACAGGCATCCTCTGTATGTTTGCTGCCAAAGCTGGAGCCAAGAAAGTTATAGGG ATCGAGTGCAGCAGCATCTCAGACTACGCTGTGAAAATTGTCAAGGCAAACAAGATGGACGATG TTGTGACCATCATCAaggggaaggtggaggaggtggagctgcCTGTGGAAGGAGTAGACATCATCATTTCAGAGTGGATGGGCTATTGCCTCTTCTACGAGTCCATGCTCAATACAGTCATTTATGCCAGGGACAAATGGCTg AAGCCAGATGGACTAATTTTCCCAGACAGGGCAACCCTTTATGTCACTGCCATTGAAGACAGGCAGTACAAGGACTACAAAATCCACT GGTGGGAGAACGTGTATGGTTTCGATATGTCGTGCATCAAGGAGGTGGCAATAAAGGAACCCCTGGTTGATGTGGTGGACCCAAAGCAGCTGGTCAGCAGCGCCTGTCTCATCAAG gagGTGGACATCTACACCGTGAAGCTAGACGACCTGACCTTCACCTCACCGTTCTGCCTGCAGGTGAAGAGGAACGACTACATCCAGGCTTTGGTCACCTACTTCAACATAGAGTTCACCCGCTGTCACAAGAGAACCGGCTTCTCCACCA GCCCAGAGTCTCCCTACACCCACTGGAAGCAGACAGTTTTCTACCTGGATGATTACATGACCGTGAAGACCGGTGAGGAGATCTTTGGCACAATCAGCATGAAGCCAAACGTCAAGAACAAT AGAGACCTGGACTTCACCGTAGACATCGACTTCAAGGGTCAGCTGTGTGAGGTGTCAAAGACGTCAGAGTACAGGATGCGTTAG